The genome window TGCAGCGCGTAGGGCAGCGTCTGGTTCGTGAGCGCGAAGGTGCTGGTGCGCGGCACTGCGCCGGGCATATTGGCGACGCCGTAGTGAATCACGCCGTCCACGATGTAGGTGGGATCGTCGTGGGTGGTGGCGTGGATCGTCTCGACGCAGCCGCCCTGATCCACCGCCACATCCACGATCACGCTGCCTTCCTGCATGAGTGGCAACATGTCGCGGGTAACGAGGTGAGGAGCTTTCGCGCCGGGAATGAGCACCGCGCCCACCAACAGATCGGTTTCCGGCAGCAGCGCACGGATATTGGCCTCACTGCTCATCATGGTGGTGAGCTTGCCGAAGAATACGTCGTCGAGGTACGTCAGGCGGCGATGCGACACGTCGAGCACCGTTACTTTCGCACCCAGGCCCATCGCCATCTTGGCCGCGTTGGTGCCCACCACGCCGCCGCCCACGATCACCACATGGCCCGCCTGCACGCCGGGAACGCCGCCCAGCAGCACGCCGCGCCCGCCCACCGGCTTCTGAAGATGGTACGCGCCCGCCTGCACGCTCAGGCGTCCGGCGACCTCGCTCATGGGCGACAGCAGCGGCAGCGAGCCATCGGTTTCCTGCACCGTTTCATACGCCACGCCCGTGGTTCCGGCCTTCAGCAGCGCCTCAGTCAGCTCGCGGTCGGCGGCCAGATGCAGGTACGTGAACAGCAGCAGGTCTTCGCGCAGATAGCCGTACTCGCTGGCAATCGGCTCCTTGACCTTGACCACCATATCGGCGGCCCAGGCGTCGGCGGCGCTGCCCATCGTGGCTCCGGCCTGCACGTACTCGGCGTCCTGAATGCCGCTGCCCACGCCCGCGTTGTGCTCGACGACTACGCTATGTCCGCGCCGCACCAGCGTTCCGACGCCGCCCGGCGTGAGCGCGACACGGTTTTCCTTGACCTTGATTTCCTTCGGCAATCCGATCTTCATGGCTGAATCCTCCTGACAGGTGGGGCTGAATTGTGCTTCGAAATGCGTTGCATTATCTTAGCCCTCCGGGGCGGATTTGGATTGCTTTTCGGTGCCAGGAGCGCCAAGCTTGAGCAACATCGTTGCGCCGTTGCGCTAGAATCGCCGCACATATGTCAAGAGTCGAACTGGATGAAATTGACCGCCGCATCCTGGGCATCCTGCAACGCGACGCCCGCATTGCCAACACCGAACTGGCCGACGAGGTGGGCCTGACACCCGCCCCCACGCTGCGGCGGGTGCGGCGGCTGGAAGAAACTGGCGTAATCCGGCGCTATGTGGCGCTGCTCGACCCCAAGAAGGTGGGCCGCGACCTGACCGTCTTTGTGGATGTGAGCCTCGACAAGCAGACCAAGCCGGGCTTTGAAACCTTTGCCGAGCAGATGCGCCGCCGCCCCGAGGTGCTGGAATGTTACCTGAGCCTGGGCGAAAGCGACTTCATCCTGAAGGTCTGCGTGCCCGATCTGGACGCGTATCAGCGCTTTCTGGTCGATGTGCTGGCGGCCATTCCCGGCGTGCGGAACACCAGCAGCACCATCGTGGTGAAGCAGGAAAAATACACCACCAGCCTGCCGCTGGAGGAGAGCTGAGCAGTCAGTAGACTTGCTGAATTAAAGCGGAGAAATCAAGTCAACAAATTCGGAGAAGCTGTCGCAAACTTTATACGAAGGTAAAACAGGATACCCCGCATCTGTGTCGTGCATATCATCATAATCGAAATAAAAGATGCCCTGTACCTGGTCGTTCAGTACATGCATACAGAAAAAGTTGCCACCAGGATCAACACAAAAAGGTATGTTCTTTTCTCCGATAAACTCTCTAAAACCATCCAGCCGTTGTTGTATACCATTTTGGCTGATGCCGAGCCAATGCTCCGGCAAAGTAGGTTGAAGCTCGGGTTGTGTGAAACGAATCACCATGCCCAGCAGAAGACCTCCGTTTTGGAGAAGAAGAAACTCTCTGTACTCTGGTGGAAGGCGTAATTTGACAGTGTTTTCAAAATCTACAATTCCTGCCTCATCAATTTCTTCGCTGAATACGAGCGGTTCTATTCTTAGCTTTTCAAAAAACAACATCAATTCTCCTGACAGATTTTTAAGTTGAAGTCACGCCCACGCCCGCACCACTTTCAACTGGTTGCCGTCGCAGTCCACCACCGCCACCAGTTCGCCGTTCAGCGTCACCACGAAGCGCCCCGCCTCGCTCCAGGCTGGGCGTTTTCCCTGCCGAAGCTGCTGCGCCAGTTCGCGGCTGGCCTCGATGCGCGGCAGTTGCAGGGCATCGAGGTCGGGCATGCCTGCTGCGCCTTCCAGCGCTTCCAGCGACACTGCCTTCTCTAAGCCGAATTGCCCCGCCCGCGTGCGTACCAGCCCCGCCAGATGCGCGGGCAGGCCCAGCGCTGCGCCCACGTCGCGGGCCAGCGAGCGCAGATACGTTCCGCTGCCCACTCGCGCCCAGACCAGCGCGGTTGGAAAGTCGCCCAGCGCGGGCGGAAGCGTGAAGCCCAGGCCACTTTCGGCAGGCTGCCAGCGCCCCTGTGCATCGGGGGTAAAGGTCGTCGGGGCGTCGTGTACGCGGGCATACAGGCCCAGCAACCGCAGTTCGTGCAGCACCACCGGGCGGGCGGGCAGCTCGATGTGTTCTCCGGCACGGGCGGCGGCGTAGGCCCGCTGTCCGTTCACCTGAATGGCGCTGTATTGCGGCGGAATCTGCATCTGTGCACCCAGAAAGCCGTCAAGCACGCTCTGAAGCTGCGCCGTGTCCAGTTCGGGAACCTCGGCGCGTTCGTCGATTGGCCCCTCGGCGTCGAGCGTGGGCGTGCCCGCCCCAAAGCTGATGTACGCCAGATAGTCCTTGCTGTCGGCCTCCATGAACTGCACCAGTTTCGTGCTGTCATTGACGCACAGCACCAGCACGCCGGTTGCCAGCGGGTCGAGCGTTCCGGTATGGCCGACCCGTTTGGTGTGCAGGGCGCGGCGGGCGCGGGCCACCACGTCATGCGAGGTGAGATTCAGCGGCTTGTCGGTCACGTACACGGGCATGCGGCCAGGGTAGCGCCTGCCCGCGTGTCTGGAAGGCGGCTTGTGTTCACGGGCGCGGCTGTGTACGCCGGTTGTGAATGACAAACGACAAACGGACAGCCAGTGTTGTGCTGACTGTTCGTCTGTCTGCCGAGTGCGGTTTTAGCTGTCGGTGGGTTTTGCAAATTTCACTGCGTCTCCGGCACTGCACCACATTCCTGGCGTATGGCTGCTGTGGGCGACCTTCAGTTCTTCCTGTGCGTCGGCCAGTCGCGTGGGCTTCAGCGCTTCGTCGGGCTGCCAGTCGAAGGGCGCAGCGTCGGGGTGGGCCTGCTGCTGGGCTTCGAGGGCCAGCGGAATCAGCCGCAGTCGGCGCTCGACCCATTCGCTGTCCCAGGGGCCTTCCTCTGCGATCTGCTCGGCGGCGCGGAATTCGAAGTACAGCGTGCGGCGCAGAGCATTGCCGCTGGTGGCCTCGCTGCCGTGCAGCACCATCACGTCGTGCAGCAGCGCGTCGCCCGGCTGCATCTCGACCTGAATCACTTCCGGCGCGTCCCAGCCGAACTGCTCGCGGATGGTGCATACGTCCAGAATCTGCCGCTGCGACCCCGGCACCACCCGCAGCGCCCCCGCCCCGATGGTGCTGGAATCCAGATAAAGCCCCAGGTTGAAGATGCGCCACTTTCTCGGATGAACTGCGTCCTGGTGCCAGGGAATCTGCTCGCCGTCGCCCTCCTGCTTGAACACCAGGCTTTCATAGGTCGGCACGAAATTGGGGCCGCACAGGCTTTCGGCCACGCTCAGCACCTCCGGGCTGCCCAGAAATGCCAGTGATGCATTGGGGCCATCCGGCGTCTTGGAATGCACGTAATTGACGCGGTACAGCACCTCGCCCACCGCCCGCTTCGCAAAGTTGTAGTCGCTGCCCGCGTTGGCTGGCCCTGCCTGTTGCCCCGCTTCCATCCAGCCTTCCGAGGCAGCCCGCAGCGCCGCCACCTGCTCGGTGCTGGCGAAGTTCCGCAGCACCAGATACCCGTTCTCGTCGTAGAACCGTACCTGTTCGGGCGTCAGGTGCAGTGGCGTGCGGGGCGCGCTGGGAGCAGGCTGCGGAGCCGCCGTGCTCATCTGGAAGGGGAGGACTTGTTCGGCGTGGTCGTGTGTGTGGCTGGTCATGGTGTTCAGCCTAAATCGGAAGTTTGCAGATGTCGTCCAGCTCTGAGCTAAAAAACTCCTATAATCTCAGGTATGTCGTCTGTGCCTGTTCAGCTGCCCGAACTCCGGCGCGAGGGCTTTGGGTGGCGGGTGTGGTCTGGCCCGGCACTGTGTATGCCGCACGCCCACCAGCACGACGAAATCGAGATCAATGTGGTGCGGAGCGGGGTGCTGGAGTATCTGTGGGGCGGCGAGGTTCACCGTCTGGAGGCCGGTCAGGTGGGGCTGTTCTGGGGAGCGCGGCCTCATCGCCTGCTGAGCGCTTCCCCCGGCAGCGTGCTGAGCTGGCTGACGCTGCCGACCACCCGGTTTCAGCGTTTCGTGTTGCCTGCCGCGCTGCGTGAAGCGGTGTGGAGTGGCAAGCTGCTGGTGGCAAGCGAACAGGCCATGACCGCCGCCCTGTTCGACCAGTGGCAGCACGACCCGGCAGACGAAGAACATCAGGTGACGGCAGAGCTGGAAGTGCAGGCGTGGCTGCGGCGCTTCGCCCTGCGTGCACAGGTGCCTGCCGCTGCCCGCCTGGCAGACAGAACGGGCGGTGCTGCCTGGGATCACGCGCTGTCGCTGGCCCGGCGAATTCAGCAGGATTTTGCTCAGCCGTTACAGGTGCAGAGTCTGGCGGCAGAGCTGGGCCTGCACCCGAATTACGTGTCAGGAGTGTTCCGGAAGGTCTTTGGCGTAAGCCTGCGCGAGTACCTGATGCGCTGCCGACTGGCCCAGGCCCAGCACCTGCTGATCGCCTCCGAGCTGAGCGTGCTGGATGTGGCGCTGGAGAGCGGTTTCGGCAGTACTAGCCGTTTTTTTGCCGCCTTCGCTGAGCGGCACGGATGCAGCCCGCGTGCGTACCGGACGGCGCACCGGGGGCAGGGAGGGTGAGGCGTGATGCGTGATGCGAGGAAGGCGGTTCGCTCGTGAAGACGTGCTGACTAATGCCCCCTTCCACTCAGGGGGATGTTCTAAAGGAACCTGGAAGCACAAGAAGCGTTAGCGACTGCCCTTCCTCATCACCCATCACGCCTCACCCATCACATCCCTGCCACGATCTCCTTCGCCCGCTGCAACATGGCGTCGTCAATCTGGTAATGCAGCACGAAACGCACCCGGTCTATATCCAGCGCACTCGCCAGCAGCCCCTGTGCGGCCCAGCCTTCGACTTTCGCCTGCGCGTCCTGAATGGTCGCGTACACGATGTTGGTCTGCACCGTGCTCAGATCCACGTCGTATCCGGCCTGCACCAGCGTTTCGGCCAGTTCGCGGGCGCGGCGGTGGTCGCCGGGCAGGTTGGCTGGCCCCTCGCGCAGCGCGATCAGGCCCGCTGCTGCCAGCGTGCCCGCCTGCCGCATGCCGCCGCCCATCATCTTGCGGTAGCGGTGGGCCGAGGCAATAAAACGCTTGCTGCCCACCAGCACGCTGCCGACGGGTGCGCCCAGCCCCTTGCTCAGGCACAGGCTGACCGAATCGAAGTACCGGGCAATCTGGCGGGCAGGCACATTCTGAGCGGCGGCGGCGTTCATCAGGCGTGCGCCGTCGAGGTGCAGCGGCAGCCCCTCGGCGTCGGCGACCTCGCGGATACCCACGATGACCTCGTGAGGCAGCACCGTGCCGCCCGCCTTGTTGTGGGTATTCTCCAGCGCGATCAGGCCGGTGGGCGACTGGTGGATGCTGTGGCGCACTGCCCGCCGCACCTGTGCCGGGTCGGGCACGCCCACGGGCGCGGGCACGAAGCGAGGCACCACGCCGGAAAATGTCGCCATCATGCCCAGTTCCCACTCGTAGATGTGCGACCCTTCGGCGCAGATGACTTCCTGACCGCGCTGGGTATGCACGGCAATCGCCACCTGATTGGTCATGGTGCCCGACGGCATGAACAGCCCGGCTTCGAAGCCCAGCAGCGCGGCGGTTTCCTGCTGAAGTTCGTTCACCGTCGGGTCTTCGCCGTACACGTCGTCTCCCACCAGCGCTTCGGCCATAGCGGCTCGCATGTGCGGTGTGGGCGTGGTCACGGTGTCGCTGCGAAGGTCAATTCGCGTGGGGGTGCTCATTTCGCGGCACCGAGCACCTGAATCGAGACGCTCTGAATCGTGTCGGGCTTGGCGCTGCCGTTCTCGGTCTTGGTCAGGGCATTGACGGCGTCCTGCCCGCTAACCACCTTACCGAACACCGTGTAGTTGCCGCTGAGCGAATCGACAGGAGCCAGCGTGATGAAGAACTGAGAGCCGTTGCTGTCGCGGCTGGCGCTGCGGGCCATGCCC of Deinococcus ruber contains these proteins:
- a CDS encoding phytanoyl-CoA dioxygenase family protein, with the protein product MTSHTHDHAEQVLPFQMSTAAPQPAPSAPRTPLHLTPEQVRFYDENGYLVLRNFASTEQVAALRAASEGWMEAGQQAGPANAGSDYNFAKRAVGEVLYRVNYVHSKTPDGPNASLAFLGSPEVLSVAESLCGPNFVPTYESLVFKQEGDGEQIPWHQDAVHPRKWRIFNLGLYLDSSTIGAGALRVVPGSQRQILDVCTIREQFGWDAPEVIQVEMQPGDALLHDVMVLHGSEATSGNALRRTLYFEFRAAEQIAEEGPWDSEWVERRLRLIPLALEAQQQAHPDAAPFDWQPDEALKPTRLADAQEELKVAHSSHTPGMWCSAGDAVKFAKPTDS
- a CDS encoding threonine aldolase family protein, encoding MSTPTRIDLRSDTVTTPTPHMRAAMAEALVGDDVYGEDPTVNELQQETAALLGFEAGLFMPSGTMTNQVAIAVHTQRGQEVICAEGSHIYEWELGMMATFSGVVPRFVPAPVGVPDPAQVRRAVRHSIHQSPTGLIALENTHNKAGGTVLPHEVIVGIREVADAEGLPLHLDGARLMNAAAAQNVPARQIARYFDSVSLCLSKGLGAPVGSVLVGSKRFIASAHRYRKMMGGGMRQAGTLAAAGLIALREGPANLPGDHRRARELAETLVQAGYDVDLSTVQTNIVYATIQDAQAKVEGWAAQGLLASALDIDRVRFVLHYQIDDAMLQRAKEIVAGM
- a CDS encoding SMI1/KNR4 family protein; this translates as MLFFEKLRIEPLVFSEEIDEAGIVDFENTVKLRLPPEYREFLLLQNGGLLLGMVIRFTQPELQPTLPEHWLGISQNGIQQRLDGFREFIGEKNIPFCVDPGGNFFCMHVLNDQVQGIFYFDYDDMHDTDAGYPVLPSYKVCDSFSEFVDLISPL
- a CDS encoding Lrp/AsnC family transcriptional regulator codes for the protein MSRVELDEIDRRILGILQRDARIANTELADEVGLTPAPTLRRVRRLEETGVIRRYVALLDPKKVGRDLTVFVDVSLDKQTKPGFETFAEQMRRRPEVLECYLSLGESDFILKVCVPDLDAYQRFLVDVLAAIPGVRNTSSTIVVKQEKYTTSLPLEES
- the truB gene encoding tRNA pseudouridine(55) synthase TruB, which produces MPVYVTDKPLNLTSHDVVARARRALHTKRVGHTGTLDPLATGVLVLCVNDSTKLVQFMEADSKDYLAYISFGAGTPTLDAEGPIDERAEVPELDTAQLQSVLDGFLGAQMQIPPQYSAIQVNGQRAYAAARAGEHIELPARPVVLHELRLLGLYARVHDAPTTFTPDAQGRWQPAESGLGFTLPPALGDFPTALVWARVGSGTYLRSLARDVGAALGLPAHLAGLVRTRAGQFGLEKAVSLEALEGAAGMPDLDALQLPRIEASRELAQQLRQGKRPAWSEAGRFVVTLNGELVAVVDCDGNQLKVVRAWA
- a CDS encoding helix-turn-helix domain-containing protein, whose protein sequence is MSSVPVQLPELRREGFGWRVWSGPALCMPHAHQHDEIEINVVRSGVLEYLWGGEVHRLEAGQVGLFWGARPHRLLSASPGSVLSWLTLPTTRFQRFVLPAALREAVWSGKLLVASEQAMTAALFDQWQHDPADEEHQVTAELEVQAWLRRFALRAQVPAAARLADRTGGAAWDHALSLARRIQQDFAQPLQVQSLAAELGLHPNYVSGVFRKVFGVSLREYLMRCRLAQAQHLLIASELSVLDVALESGFGSTSRFFAAFAERHGCSPRAYRTAHRGQGG
- the ald gene encoding alanine dehydrogenase — translated: MKIGLPKEIKVKENRVALTPGGVGTLVRRGHSVVVEHNAGVGSGIQDAEYVQAGATMGSAADAWAADMVVKVKEPIASEYGYLREDLLLFTYLHLAADRELTEALLKAGTTGVAYETVQETDGSLPLLSPMSEVAGRLSVQAGAYHLQKPVGGRGVLLGGVPGVQAGHVVIVGGGVVGTNAAKMAMGLGAKVTVLDVSHRRLTYLDDVFFGKLTTMMSSEANIRALLPETDLLVGAVLIPGAKAPHLVTRDMLPLMQEGSVIVDVAVDQGGCVETIHATTHDDPTYIVDGVIHYGVANMPGAVPRTSTFALTNQTLPYALQLAERGIDAVRRSKALALGLNTRAGKLTYKGVADALGLDYTPPEEMLLA